The Nitrospirota bacterium sequence CAGCATTTATAAAGAAGTAGGGACTCCGCTAAAATCCCCTCCCCCTTGAGGGGGAAGGGTTAGGATGGGGGTGAGCTTTGGAGATTCTCGAGTCGAATATTGGAATTCAAATATAATGTATTTTTACAAATATAAACCAAATAAAAAATCTTATGGAAACAAGGCAAAATCTACCGGCAATAAAGGCCGGTCAAAGGGGCTGTCCAAAGGACTAAGCAATGGGATTATTAAGGGGATCGGCAGGGGGATTAGAGGCTATGCAAAGTTTTTGATTATTATTCTTGCCATAGTCCCTGTCTTGTATCTGGCAGATAAGGCGATTGCTGTTGCACATAACCGTATTTCTTTTTCATCGCATGTACCGGCTTTACCCACTGATCTTGTGAGTAGTTTTTTAAAGATTAAGTCAGTAACACTAAGCGGCAATAAATTTGTTACAGAAGAGGAGGTTTCTCCTTACCTGGACGGGCTGAAAGGTACTAATATTTTTAAGGCGGATATAAAAACCCTGATGAATAAGTTAAAAGAACACCCGTGGATAAAGGATGTAACAGTAAAGAGGGAACTGCCGGCCTCAATACTGGTAAATATCCTTGAAAGGATGCCGGCGTTATACATCAGCAGTAATGGGAGACTCTATCTTGCAGATGAAGACGGAGTATTTTTAGGTGAAAAACCGGAAAGCGTGTTAAACCTTCCTGTGGTATATGGTGTTTCATTGAGGGGGGCAGGGTCAGGAATAAAGGCAGGGGAAACAGTGTCAGCAGAAGGTATGCAGTCTGCACTCGAAGTTAAGAAAGAGCTGACTGCTATTCCTTGGATGGATATATCGTCTTCAGGTATAGAGATAAACGACAGTAATCAGGTAACCCTTCATCTGAAAGAATATAGTATAAGGCTTGGAAGAGGGGAATATAAAGAGAAGCTGAGACGTTTTCATGAACTGGCAAAAAATTTCAGGGATAAAGGTACTTCTTTTAAAGAGGTTGACCTCAGATTTAAAAATCAGGTTATTGTAAAGGAAGCTGGAACATAATAAGGG is a genomic window containing:
- a CDS encoding FtsQ-type POTRA domain-containing protein produces the protein MSFGDSRVEYWNSNIMYFYKYKPNKKSYGNKAKSTGNKGRSKGLSKGLSNGIIKGIGRGIRGYAKFLIIILAIVPVLYLADKAIAVAHNRISFSSHVPALPTDLVSSFLKIKSVTLSGNKFVTEEEVSPYLDGLKGTNIFKADIKTLMNKLKEHPWIKDVTVKRELPASILVNILERMPALYISSNGRLYLADEDGVFLGEKPESVLNLPVVYGVSLRGAGSGIKAGETVSAEGMQSALEVKKELTAIPWMDISSSGIEINDSNQVTLHLKEYSIRLGRGEYKEKLRRFHELAKNFRDKGTSFKEVDLRFKNQVIVKEAGT